AACCACAGCAGGCAGGATGTGGGGGTGGCCAGGCTAGAGGGACAGGAAGGAAGTCTGAGGATAGACAATaggtggaaggggaggagggactgggaatgACCAGGATTGGCATGTCCACCCTGAACCTCTGCTCTGGAAACCAGTGTGAGTGGAGTCTATTGCTCCTCCCTCTCTGGCTTGCCCCTCTCCTGTCTTACTCTGCAGCTGGATCTGGTCACTTCAGCGGCTcttttttctccacctcctcaccctgccctgccctgtagTGTTCCAACATCTTGTTCTATGCTCACTCAGCTGAGTGCACAGAAAGCAGGGCAGAGCTCAGAGGCAGGCAGTTGGGGACCAACGCTAGTGTAGCTTGCTGTGAGCATGGGCCTCCGTTTCCTCAATTCCTGTCAGGAGAGAGTCTGTTCTTATGTTCTGGCACGGCTGTGTCTTCAGGTCACAGTCTTTGGGCATTCTTCTTTGAAAGAAATCTGGAGGCTGGTACCCCTGTCCAAGCCTCAGACTTTGTGGTAGGGAGTGGGGAAATCTCAGCCTGAGCCCTCCCTTCACCCTGAACCTCCCCCCAGCAATGGCCTGAGAGTCCATGGCTGCCCCTCAGGACCTGGACATCGCTGTGTGGTTGGCTGCGGTGCATCTGGAGCAGTATGCAGATACTTTCCGACGGCATGGCCTAGCGACAGCTGGTGCAGCCCAACGCCTGGGCCACGAGGAACTGAGGCATTTGGGTATCAGTGCTACTGGACACCGGAAACGCATCTTGCGCCTGTTGCAGGCAGGCTCTGCTGAGGGTTTCCTGGATTCTCAGTTGGATAGTACCATGGAGCCAACTCCCAGCCCAGCTCCTGATGCCCAACCCACCAAGCCTGTGCCTAAGCCCAGGACGGTGTTTGGGCTCAGCAACCCTGTCACTGCCCAGAGACCTGGACTGAGCCCAATCTTCTGGGATCCAGAAGTATCCAGGAACTCAGAGTGTACGCAgaggtcctctcctctccttccctcctcctctgaaCAGTCTTCAGTCCTGAACACCATGGAGATGATGCCCAATGCCATCTACTTCGGCCTGGACTTAAGAGGTCGGGCCCAGGCAGCTCAGGATGTGTGAGTTGGTTTTCTACCTAGGGATCTGATcctgaggagaggaagagggcatgAGGTACATCCTTCTCTCTTAATAACCAACAGAATTTCCTTTCAGGGCTCAAGACAGTTCCCAGGCAACTGCCCCAACCCCTGCCTTCAGGCCCACAACAGGCACAGGTAGATGGGTTGCTGGAGAGGATTTGTGACCACCTGCATCTCAGACACTTCCACTTACCCACTCTTTCTTTTCAATACCCCTCTCCTCACCCTGAAAGTGCACATCATGGATCCTGGTTGCCTGTACTATGGTGTCCAGCCTGTGGGGGTCCCAGGAGCCCCTgacaggagagatggcagaggtgcCTGTCAGGAAAGGGCTGAACACAGGTGAGTACTTGGAAGGGCAGTGATGGAGAGTCGAAGGAAGCTTAAGGAACAGTTGAGTTAGCCATGGTGGCCATGTTTCTAGTTACTCATCAAATACACATTGAGGATTCATTCCCTCAGTGGTGAGCAGGCATTCAAGGTACAGGACATATACAACTGTTTCCTCCCCCCCCAATGATTTTTGCTCCCAGGCAGCTTGTGAATCAAGAAGAGGGACAGAACACAAGAGAAGCACACAAGCAAatagatatataattaaaattcaaaagtcTGTCTTCCCAGTCAGCAAACAGGGAGCACTATTACATGCTCaaagttgttgtttttcgagacagggtttctctgtgtagccctggctgtcctggaactcactctgtagaccaggctggccttgaattaggagagccacctgcctctgcctcccaagggcagggactaaaggcgtgcgccaccaccaagCAACAGTTACTTTTTATGCAGTGTAGTTGAACAGGTTTAGAGAGCTGGGGGTGGCGGAATTATAAAGAACTGGAACTTTTCAGTAAGTTATTGgatctttaaacacacacacatacatacagacacacacacacacacacacaaacacacacacacacacacacacacacactaaacaagggctgctggggagacagctcaatgGATAAAGcatgaggactcaagttcagatCCTCAGGACTACCATACAGAAGCCAGGCAGCAGCATGCATGTATAACTTCAGTGCCAGAAGGGTGAGCAGGCTGATTCCTAGAGCTCTATGGCCAGTCACTGAAGGTGAATCGATGGActccaggtttggtgagagaTCCTGGCTTAAACAGTAAGGTGAGGAACAATGGAAGAAGACATCTGACATTAGTCCCTGGGCTgcacaagagcacacacacacagagaaacaagtaCATAGGTCTAcaacagagggagaggaagaggggaaggggagggtgagggagagggaggggcagaagCGGGAGGAAGGGGCATTGAGGATAACATTTGGGCAAATGTTGAAGGACCTAAATGGAAGAATTGGCTTTGGAGTGTACTAGAGACAGTGTATCCTAGGCAGAGGGAGGTTGAGAATACAGCCTGGGGAGATGACGTGTGCGGTGGGTAGGCAGGCTGGCTGATGGCAGAGGTAAAGGGGCCTGTGGGTAGGACCTGTAGGGATGGTCACTGTTACTCTTAGTGACACGGGAAGCTACTGGAGAGTTTTGACTTAAGGATCCCTCTGCTTTGCTGAGAATGCCATGGCAGCAAAACGTGGGAGCAAAACGTAGGAGCAAAACGTGGTATATCGATCTAGGGGAGGGGTCGCAGGGTGCAGGATGGGAGCAGGTGAAGAGGCTGTCTCAGGGATCAAAGGGAGGGGTCGCAGGGTGCAGCGATGGGAGCGGAATTGGTGAGAAGCGGCTGCATTTTGAGGGTAAAGTGTCATGTTATACTGCTGTCTGAGAGAAAAATAGCAGCCAAACATTAACTTTGAGGGCTTCAGCATGAGCCTCTGCTGTCCGGTATGGTAACCACTAACCACACGTGATTACTGAGCACGTGAAACGTGCTGGTCTAACTTAAGAGGAGATGGAAACACAAAGCAGCTGTTGGAACTCgctgcaaaaaacaaaacaaaacaaaaaaaaaacaaaacaaaaaaaaacaaaaaaaaacccccacaaaacaacaacaaaaacaccccaCGCTAGAGAAATACAACATATACAGAATTATCTTAGTCATTTTTTTTGTgcatgtgggatgtgtgtgtgtgagcatatgtttGCACACAGGAGCACTTGCCCTGTGTGGCATATGTGGGTGCCAGAGGATCACATCACTTGTCTGTGTTATTttctacctttttcttttcttttcttttttttttttttgagatggatcTCTGACTGAACCTGAAGTTAACAATTTAGCTACACTGGGCAGCAATTGAGCCCTGGGGATCAACCCACCTTTGCTTCTCATTACTGGCCTACAGCCATCCCGCCTGGCACCTGGATTTCCATGTGTGCTGGAAATCTAAATGCATGTTGTTCTGTTCATGTAGTgagtactttatccactgagacagCCTCTGTTTTACTGATTTTTACATTGATTACATACTAAAATATTATGTTTAGGATATATTGGCTTATATAAAATATGGACTActaaaattaagtattttttttaaaacatataaaattattttatgtgtaatgaaatgtttggctgcatgtacatctgtgcttGGCTGCATGAACATTTGTGTAGCGTTTGCATGCCTGTTGctaacagaggccagaagagggtgttggatcctccaAAACTGAagctatggatggttgtgagccaccatgtgggtgctggggatcaaactttggtcctctgcaagagcagccggtgctctagACCCAATCTACAGTAACGATTTGGAATGACAGTTAATGGTAGAAGTAGAGATGACTGAATCATCACTCTAACctcaatgtttattttaaagagtGTTGCTAACTTACATATGTAGTCCTTGTTGACTTTCTACCGGACAGCATGGTTCTGAGCACCTAAGAGTTCATGGAGTTGTGGTCTGAGCCAGGAAGGCTGTGCATCAAACAGGAAGGAGGAGATTGGCCAGGAACTCTGCTTCGGATATGAAATTGGAGATGTTTAGTACATCTAAGAGGCAATAATAAGACTGCTGACCACAGCTGCCTATCGGTTGAGTGGGCTAATCTCTGAGCCAGAGATTTCAATATGGAAATTGTTAGCATTTAGAGGGAGGGGACGGGAGAAGAGAACCCAGTCCCGAGCCTCCGTGCCTTCCTACATCAAGAGgtttggggaagaggaagaatcaTTGAATAGACTGAACCAAAAtagccagagaaggagaaggagagctgGGGAAGATGATGTCATTGAAGTCAAGGGCATAGGAGGAGGGAAAGTCCTGTGTCCTGTTGCTgaacaggctgctgctgctgcttagtAAGCTGGGACTGAGAATTGACCTCTGGAATCATGGAGGTCGCAGGGGACTCTGGCTAGgagtggaagagataagagactaatcagtgcattttaaaaaaaatacaaggggGCGGGGTGGCACACGCCTTAAATCCctgcactagggaggtagagactaacagatctctgtgaggtcaaggccaggccagtctacagagcaaagctccaggacagcgaggactacgcagagaaactgtgtctggaaaaaccaaccaaaccaaaccaaaccaaaccaaaccaaaccaaaccaaaccaaaacaacaacaacaaaaaaaaaatcaaccccaaacaaaacaaacaaacaaaaagggatAGAGAGAAGCCaggcacctttaatcctagcactcaggaggcaaagacaggtggatctctgtgggtttgaggccagcctggtgtagagttagttctaggatagccaaggcaacacaaagaaaccctgtaaaaaaaaaaaaaaaaaaaaaaaaaaaaaaaaagagtagagtgTATCAGAAGGAACAGAATCAGGCTTTGGAATGACAGTTAATGGTAGAAGTTGAGGTGAAGCAAACAGTTGTTTTGTGGCGTGTTGTATGTATCTGGAAGTGCGTAAGAACAATTTGGCGGAGAGGTGTACGGAAGGGAAGGTGAGAAAATCCGCAGTGATGTCTTTGTGTAGGTGAGAGTTGTGAGATCTGGTGCACGGAAGAGAATCTGGCTTTAGACAGGTGTTTATTACAGTCACAGGAGGTAGGCAGAGTATGTGTGTGAAACTGGATTGATCTGGCGCTGTGAGTCTGTGGGGTTCTTGTCTGATTGCTTCAATTTCTCAGTGCAATAAGAAACAAGCAAGggagagcagtgattctcaaccccAGCTGTACCATAACTTGGGAACTTTTAAAACTACAGGTACCTGGCTGTAACTCGCAACCCAGGCATAGAAATCTGAATTTCTCCTAACTGAATAGAGCATTATTGAGTGGTTTCCTATAGAGGAATGCAATGACCTCATTTGCATTTTTCAAAAAGCACTGGTGGCTTTGAGAGAAtggactgtgggagggaggaCAAGATTGACCAAGTGGCCAGGTGGGCAGTTTGCTTTACACGGGTGCGAACTGATGGAAACTAATTCAGGGAAAGCCAAGAACGTTTTGGAGACTAACAACAGTAATGTATATTGATGAGCTATGAGCAACCATGGCAGGAAGGCACTTGCCCATCTTTCCCACTTCCAGAGGAGAGAGACTGGCATTTTCCTAGTAAAACTCCAAGCACActcaggaggaagcttctctattTATTTACGAAGCAAACCTCGTGCTTGCTAGACATGCTATAGGTGCTAAGGGCAGGGGTGGGAAACGTACCACGAGATTGTGGAGGGTGCTTGGTTTGACTTGTGTTCCTTTCTCTTGCACCCATAATGCTCAGCAGACAGGATGCGGAGACACGGGAGGATGCCGGTTATGCCAGCCTCGAGCTACCTGGGGACTCTATTCTTTCGCTACCTACCCAGGATGCAGAGACCAGTGATGACCTCATTTCGCCCTACGCCAGCTTCTCCTCCACAGCAGATCGTCCCATGCCTCTGCTAAGCGGCTGGCTGGACAAACTCTCACCTCAGGGGTAGGGCTGCTGGGAGAagcagggaagggaaaagggatgaGAGGCAGGGGACAGGTTCTAGGCCTTGTGATCGATCACCCACGGCATATATTCCCAAACACTCAACTGATCTTAGtgtcttccttcttcagaaaCTATGTGTTCCAGAGACGTTTTGTGCAGTTCAATGGAAGGAGTCTGATGTACTTTGGCAGTGACAAGGTAAGGGGACTGGAGCTGCTGCATGGATACCAAAGAGAGAAAGATAGGGAGGACTGAGAGAGGCTGAGGACTAGAAGAACTAGAAGCCCATCATAGAAGGATGgccactgccaggcagtggtggtgcacgcctttaatcccagcacttgggaggcagaggcaggtggatttctgagttcaaggccagcctggtctacagagtgagctccagtacagcccaggctatacagagaaaccctgtttcgaaaaaccaaaaaagaaaaaaaaaaaaaaaaagaaggatggCCACAGCTGCCAGATATCATCATCTGAGGTAGCTGGCTCAGCAGCTGTAACTGTGTGGATTGAATGCTGACCTCATGAAAGTTCAGTGCAGGTAGCACAGTCCCTGGCCCCATGGGTCACTGGGTTTTCTTTCCAGGACCCCTTCCCCAAAGGTGTGATCCCTCTGACTGCCATCGAGATGACCCGAAGCAGCAAGGACAACAAATTCCAGGTCATTACCGGCCAGAGAGTATTTGTGTTCCGCTCAGAGAGTGAGGGTGAGGGTCAGAGCCCACTGGGTTAGGGTAGGAGGGGAGGCTAGGTTAGCATACACCCGGCTGACCTGTTCTCCACACCAGCTCAGCGTGACATGTGGTGCTCCACACTGCAATCCTGCCTGAAGGAGCAGCGCCTCCTGGGCCACCCCCGACCCCCTCACCCACCACGACCCCTCCGCATGGGCATGTTAGAGCTGCGTGGACACAAGGCCAAGGTGTTTGCTGCCTTGATCCCTGGGGAGCTGGCACTGTACAAGAGTGAGCAGGTAAAGAGGGCTGGGCAGGGGCTGATGAGCCTGGCCAGTCCATTCTGGAATCTCACCATATTGCATGCCCCTGACTCTGCTAGGCCTTCTCTCTGGGCATTGGAATCTGCTTCATAGAACTGCAAGGCTGCAGTGTCCGGGAGACCAAGAGTCGAAGCTTCGATCTGCTCACACCCCATCGCTGCTTCAGGTGGGGCCTAGCCTGGTGGAAAGCAAGGGTAGGGTCTTTTCAAGGGAGATCACAAAGGTGGCATGGGCTGGAGGCCTCCTCAAATGGATATCAATGGGGATAAATGAGGAGGTGGTGAGATTCAGTGAGCAAGGTCAAGATGTCAGGAAAGGAAGGGGCGCAGCTAGAATTGCATGCACagaaccctgagtttgatcccccacACTGCATAAATAAGGCATAGTAGTGTAtgtttctaatcccagcacttggagccAAAAGATTAGAAGTTTAAAGTAATTTTCAATCATATaataagtttaaggccaacctgagatAGATGAGACCCtgataacaattaaaaaaaaaattgactcagAAGTGACTTATTTATTAGCTACGGTAGGAATGGCCATTGGGATAGGGTGTGGAGGGAAGTCCATGCCCATGGACTGGCTGTCCACCCCTCAGCTTCACAGCCGAGTCTGGGGGGGCTCGACAGAGCTGGGCGGCCGCTCTGCAAGAAGCAGTAACCGAGACCCTGTCTGACTACGAGGTGGCTGAGAAGGTCTGGTCAAACCCAGCAAACCGGCATTGTGCAGACTGCAGGGCCTCCCGGCCAGATTGGGCTGCTGTCAACCTGGGGGTAGTCATCTGCAAGCAGTGTGCAGGTGAGAGGTGGGCTTCAAGCACAAGTGGGAATGAGAGGTGCTGGAGCTGGGGGACTTGGGGCAGGACTCAGGGTTCTCTGCTACATGGCTTTCATGGTCTAACAGGTCAGCACCGGGCCCTGGGCTCTGGGATCTCCAAGGTGCAGAGTCTGAAGCTAGACACCAGTGTCTGGAGCAATGAGATAGTGCAGGTGAGGATtctggggaaagaggagggggaggaatggACAGGGAGCACCCAAATGTAGACTCTGGGTCCAGCTTGGGGACGAGGCCGTTTGGAGACCCTTGAGTTCTGGTCACTCATCTTTGCCTCTTATCATCCTGTAGCTGTTCATCGTCCTAGGAAATGATCGTGCCAACTGCTTCTGGGCGGGGGCACTACCCCCAGGTGAAGGGCTGCATCCAGATTCAGCCCCTGGCCCTAGGGGGGAGTTCATCTCCCGAAAGTATAAGCTGGGTCTCTTCCGGAAGCCCCACCCTCAGCATCCAGATCACAGCCAGCTTTTACAGGTAGGACAAACAGGTTGGTGTTCATGGGATGGTGGGTGGGAAAGGGGTTGGGGACAGGGGTGCAGTTCATATTGGAATACCTAGACATAGGTGATAAGGGCTGCATTTGGTgataaaagactgttcctggtggcGCTCTTGGGTTGTGCATGAGGCTGATTGAGGCCCTTCCTTCCCTCTATAGGCACTGTGTGCAGCTATGGCGGGACCCAACCTGCTAAAGAACATGACCCAGCTTCTCTGTGTTGAAGCCTCTGAGGGAGAGGAATCCTTGTCCCCTTCAGCCCTCAATGGCAGCTTGCTTAGCCTTCTACCTTCAGGTCATCCTCCCAAgtaactcctctctctctccctaggaGATCTCAGCTCCAACCTGTGACTTATTTCTTTCAAGGGGGCACCACTACCCCTATTGCAATGGCAGGCTTATCAGTTTCCCAACCCCTCAGACTTCCTGAGGTCAAAAGGTGACTGGTGAGGCCCTGAGGTCACTGCCTGTAATAGTCAGGATGTGCCCCAGTATTAGTACCTTACCATTCTGACAGCATCAACCCGCAGGACCGGTCTCATCTTCCTGGGGACATTCTTATTGCTCAAATGAGTGGTTGGTTTAATGATGTTTGATGCATTTTCCAAAGGGAGGCATGCCATCCATACAGGGTCCTCACTTGATCACTTCTTCCCCTTGCAGACTCCTCCCCTGGAGTATACAACGAGGTGGTGGTGCCTGCCACTTACAGAGGTTTCCTGTACTGTGGTCCCATCAGCAACAAGGCTGGAGCCCCACCCCTTCGCAGGGGCCGGGATGGTGAGCAGGAACCAGGGGATGGGAGGGGGCGGTCGGAGAGTAGGTTAGGTTTGAATGTGCTGCCAAGAGACAGGAAAACAGAGCTGGCATAGGAGAGTGCCCTGCGGTGGGTTGGGAAACTGGGGGTGAGAGAGTGACAAGGTCAGGTCACAGCCCTAGATGACAGATAAGAAATTCTGCTCTGACATCAGACTGTCTGGGTTAAGTGTCCTCTCTTCCTCATGCTGCACAGATAGCAAGTCTCAGTCTTCTCATCTGCAGAGCAGCCCTCAATATAAACCCACCTGGTAGAGTTACTGGGAAGGTTCTGTAGTATCAAGCATAGGAAGAAGGCTTGACATGAAGTGAGTATGTGGGGATAGGGACTGTGACAATGGAGAGGATGATAGCTCCGCCATCTCTCtttcccctagctcctcctcgcCTGTGGTGTGTGCTCGGAGCTGCCCTGGAAATGTTTGCATCAGAGAGCAGTCCTGAACCTCTCAgccttctccagccccaggatgTTGTATGTCTGGGAGTAAGCCCCCCACCTGCTGATCCAGGTGACCTTGACAGGTGACACTCCTCTTCTCCACCCCTGATCTTGCTAATACCAGCCTAGCAGCCCCATCATTGTCCCCTGCTGTCCTCCTAACCTGGTCTTCGCTGCAGGTTCCCCTTTTCCTTTGAGCTCATCCTCACTGGGGGACGAATCCAGCATTTTGCCACCGATGGAGCAGACAGTCTAGAGGCCTGGATCAGTGCCGTGGGCAAGGTGAGACGGCAAGACCTTCCAGCAGCTCACGATGTCCATCTCCGTCTCCTCACAACATGTTCTAGTACACTACCAGGCAGAGTTGGCTGACGACTTATTCTGCGCCAAGCCCTGTGTTTTAAGGAAGGCCCACTCAATATCTCAATTAGTTTTCACAACAACCtttggggggatttttttttttttttttttttttggtttttcgagacagggtttctctgtatagccttggctgtcctggaactcacttggtagaccaggctggcctcgaactcagaaatccgcctgcctctgcctcccaagtgctgggattagggggatttctttttattttgtgtgcactgGTCTTTTGCTTGCACGTTTGTCTGTGTGACGGTGTCAGagaccctggaactagagttacagacaactgtgagctaccgtgtgaatgctgggacttgaacctgggtcctctggaagagcagccagtgctcttaactccaacaGGCAAAGGCTCCCCTCTTTTTTCATGTCTTTAATGAAGCAGGGTGTtgctatgtggccctggctaatatggaacttgctatgtagagcagcCTGGCCTCAGACTTTAAGCAatccttgcttctgcctcccgagcacCGCGATATCAGGCAGGTGCCATCATGGCCAGCCATAGCCAATTTCGAATATCGTACCTTCTCCATACCTCGACGAGTCAATCTCTGAGTCTTAGCCTCCTTTCCTGGAAGTAAAAAGTTTAGGCTCAGAGCCAGACACTCTGAGATCTGAGTCCTACAACTCAGCCCCGGGAGCTCTTCCACGTCTGCAGAGTGGGTGTAAAGACTCACCCCTAGGGATGAGGATTAGGTGACATCTGAAGCCCACACACAGTAAGCCCTCTGTCTGTGGGCGTTGAAATAATGGCGGTGGTGATGCTGCCGATGACGACAGTCTCTCCCACCTTAAAACAGCTCTTCCTAAATTCTGTTCACCTTCAACTTTTCACCCGtgtgccttccttccctcctgaCAACTTCTCAGAAGTCGTGTGCAGCCTTCTGCTCCTCCTTAACCCTGAGGCTGCCTTCCCCTGCCTAGATCTCCTAAGCCGCTACCCTGAATATCACTAGTGACTTCTCATGTCCAAAGGCCAGGAGCCACTTTCTGGTTTCCCCGTGCCATCTCTGATGCAGGTGACACTCCACTCACCATGCTGTGGTCTCCTGATTATTTGTTCCAATCCATGATAGGATGTCTACAGAACTTGAGAGGAAGCATTTTGAATCGTTCATAGCAGTTTGGCAGAATGATTTAATTTGTAAAATCTAATTATACAAGTTAAGGGCatgtatgtcttttaaaataggttttgcatttatttatttcactttaaataTATGAATGTTTGGCAtacatgatgtatgtatgtatgtatgtatgtacatatgtatatatacactgtacATGCACAGTGCCCACAGAAATCAGAAtaggccatcagatcccctggaactagagatcAGCATGGTTGtggaccaccatgtgggtgctgggaattgaaccttggtcctctgtaagagtaacaagtgctctggaacactgagccatccctccaattCCCATCCTTGTCTGTTCATCTTAATTTTCTAgcagataattttaaaattatttttggtgaAAGTGTTGGTGACAGAttgaaaatcttaaaaaaaaaacaaacaaaaccaaaaaataatagcGCCCCCTAGTTTTTTTTAACCCATGCAGCTGGAACAGAATTGCTTTTAGTGGGACCCCAAAAGATCCCTCTTTCCCTAGTGTCCTGCTGGGAGGATTGCCCAGCCACGATGAAGATAGTAGAGCATGCTGGccactccctctttctctcccatcttgcATAGGGAGCAGGGCAGCCACACAGGGGTCTCCTGTACGCTGGAGCAAATGAAATGAATTTCTTCGTCCCTTTTGTTCCTCTTCCCGGTCCCCCCACCCCTGGCCCAGGTCTCTCCTTCgtctctccccccaaccccgtCTCTCCCCGGGTCTCTTCCCCGTCTCTCCCCACCACATTTCCTCCCccctttcttttgctttcctttcGTGGTCTATCATTCTCATTTGCTTCCCCTACCCTTGTCTTTTCCCCAccttcccttcccacccccaTCCACCTTTTGCTTTTACAGTGGTTCTCCCCGCTCAGCTGTCACCAGCTGCTGGGCCCTGGATTGCTGCGGATGGGTCGTCTGTGGCTGCGGTCCCCCTCCCACGCAGGCCTGGCTCCTGGTCTCTGGCTGTCAGGGTTCGGCCTCCTTCGTGGTGATCATCTCTTCCTATGCCCAGCGCCTGGCCCTGGTCCCCCTGCTCCCGAGGACATGGTGCATTTACGGCGTCTACAGGAGATCAGTGAGCAGGGGTGTGGACAGGGCTAACGGGTGGCTATGGGCAAGTGTGAGACTGAACCATTTTTATTTGGGGATTCTATGGGAAAGAGTAGAATGTAATAGTTCAGATACAAGTTATAAAGTGAAACTACCTAGATTTAGACAATGTTTCCATCAGCTCCTAGCTGAGTGTCGCTGGAGGAGTTGTTCCATGTTTCCATGCCTTTGTTTCCTTATCTCAAAATGGACAATAATAGTAAGACTTAGGTCCTAGGTCCAAGGGTTGGAGTGGGgttcataaataaagaaatacacaaaaacaTTTATCGCAAAACCTGGTGGGAGGCAACTTGTACATACTCTAAAAGAGTTGTTTGTTGGTTGGGGTCTAGGAGGAGGGACTATGCATCTTCACTGTTGTCTTCTAGAACAGAAACACGCTAGAACAATGCTCTAGGACTCTGGGAAGAGACCTGGGTTTTAGCTCAGCTTTGCTACAATGTAAGGCAAGTTATTTAACGTCTGAGCAGTCCTATAGGGAACACTATAAGGCTATTTGCTAACAGGCACCTCTATACCTTAACTGCCTAAGAGTCTTCACTGTGATGCTGTTGATGATAATGTTCAAGGATTCTTCTATAGGTGTGGTCTCTGCAGCTGACACGCCAGACAAAAAGGAGCATTTGGTCCTAGTAGAGACAGGAAGGTAATGTTCTATCCCTGTGACTCTTTGAACCCAGCCAGCTTCCTCTCAGCCCTTCAGGGCTTGCTTCCTCAAAGTTGCTTCCTTGGTTAGGAACTAGCTGGGCTTGGTGTTGCTGCCCCCTGCTGGTAACTCTGGGAAGTCACCTCCATGTGCTTCTCAGCGTCTGTCTGATCTCTG
This DNA window, taken from Arvicanthis niloticus isolate mArvNil1 chromosome 14, mArvNil1.pat.X, whole genome shotgun sequence, encodes the following:
- the Arap3 gene encoding arf-GAP with Rho-GAP domain, ANK repeat and PH domain-containing protein 3 isoform X1 — protein: MAAPQDLDIAVWLAAVHLEQYADTFRRHGLATAGAAQRLGHEELRHLGISATGHRKRILRLLQAGSAEGFLDSQLDSTMEPTPSPAPDAQPTKPVPKPRTVFGLSNPVTAQRPGLSPIFWDPEVSRNSECTQRSSPLLPSSSEQSSVLNTMEMMPNAIYFGLDLRGRAQAAQDVAQDSSQATAPTPAFRPTTGTVHIMDPGCLYYGVQPVGVPGAPDRRDGRGACQERAEHSRQDAETREDAGYASLELPGDSILSLPTQDAETSDDLISPYASFSSTADRPMPLLSGWLDKLSPQGNYVFQRRFVQFNGRSLMYFGSDKDPFPKGVIPLTAIEMTRSSKDNKFQVITGQRVFVFRSESEAQRDMWCSTLQSCLKEQRLLGHPRPPHPPRPLRMGMLELRGHKAKVFAALIPGELALYKSEQAFSLGIGICFIELQGCSVRETKSRSFDLLTPHRCFSFTAESGGARQSWAAALQEAVTETLSDYEVAEKVWSNPANRHCADCRASRPDWAAVNLGVVICKQCAGQHRALGSGISKVQSLKLDTSVWSNEIVQLFIVLGNDRANCFWAGALPPGEGLHPDSAPGPRGEFISRKYKLGLFRKPHPQHPDHSQLLQALCAAMAGPNLLKNMTQLLCVEASEGEESLSPSALNGSLLSLLPSDSSPGVYNEVVVPATYRGFLYCGPISNKAGAPPLRRGRDAPPRLWCVLGAALEMFASESSPEPLSLLQPQDVVCLGVSPPPADPGDLDRFPFSFELILTGGRIQHFATDGADSLEAWISAVGKWFSPLSCHQLLGPGLLRMGRLWLRSPSHAGLAPGLWLSGFGLLRGDHLFLCPAPGPGPPAPEDMVHLRRLQEISVVSAADTPDKKEHLVLVETGRTLYLQGEGKLDFAAWNTAIGGAAGGGGTGLQEQQMSRGDIPIIVDACISFVTQHGLRLEGVYRKGGARARSLRLLAEFRRDARSVKLRPREHFVEDVTDTLKRFFRELDDPVTSARLLPRWREAAELPQKNQRLEKYKEVIGCLPRVNRRTLATLIGHLYRVQKCAALNQMCTRNLALLFAPSVFQTDGRGEHEVRVLQELIDGYISVFDIDSDQAAQIDLEVSLITTWKDVQLSQAGDLIMEVYIEQQLPDNCVTLKVSPTLTAEELTNQVLEMRGAASGTDLWVTFEILEHGELERPLHPKEKVLEQALQWCQLPEPCSASLLLRKVSMAHAGCLFTGVRRESPRVGLLRCREEPPRLLGSRFQERFFLVRGRCLLLLKEKKSSKPEREWSLEGAKVYLGIRKKLKPPTLWGFTLILEKMHLCLSCTDEEEMWDWTTSILKAQHDDQQSVVLRRRSSSDLARQKFGTMPLLPIRGDDSGATLLSANQTLRRLHNRRTLSMFFPMKSPQGSVEEQEELEEPVYEEPVYEEVGAFPELTKDTAFSSTWEWSTKSDTPLTSQRSFDQTPLSKASMLAQDRIPDPPPGPPSKSSPHARGSLEEQLLQELNNLILRQGEPAMCPENPSQPTSPQPPSPTSLPTQIPSLPTQPPCTSNPPSSQSLT